The proteins below come from a single Salvelinus alpinus chromosome 18, SLU_Salpinus.1, whole genome shotgun sequence genomic window:
- the LOC139543561 gene encoding taperin-like isoform X2, producing the protein MRFSALQGQRHTAFFPSRVTPYPKYITFLPTMSGGGEVRVLRQEAGQESPTMPAWKREILERRKAKGGGSGAGAAEPCPSASSSRVNGEVTGNSSASKKDNETNADSVRNYTITAASQHFAGKRGSSPTSPELSPVKTNKDPLTATDPYDSEKTLSDGEGQESLVLQDSLGPLQENPFIKLEKERKKRQDRENAIRPVQHILELYGSVPGIRTIRAENIIIIESDPDYFTGASGIKSGFYLQQNGLSSYSSLNDLLDRRDGGVTEIRAKEVVIYDTTLSRSEENLSTLGHPCHEGAFETGEGQGRVSRMLQKFDSNYRKLQPKSRSTENLLDLETSSSRPRQRPKPQPDLVPKYKSHAQPSSPVRTLGNTQSSSSVLPSSQSSKPNLQLPLYEPDSTLHSAGPPQSVSSYRQRFEVSGGHSVVVNPREEAEGPQTKPFRERDWESTEVPPKSKVPCSPDTCCARAESPASPTTPLMSPPSPGFEIRPSPRPDLSQLPSGDIQARALANLRLQSRNSFTVFPKRHRAASSPGSTVPSSPIKFPPSQRVAEMPTPGVPIPITPPPTPAASKRKEEVRAARPTKPDPPPPTATLPPSPSPAPSPVPSVQSPPPEDAPADQLPVTNIDDIDVDPLKPVAPSPTPVMHGRKGNTFTVVPKRKSEPQPDSPEPQEPSGGAQTPPTPSQAPYAQLGSLLKKRYPAVEEIEVIGGYQSLGRSCLIKTGSTGKKLKISFNESSLQSSYEYPSESSVWDSEEEEDEEAAAEGKGGGQEEDQPSMVGRIHIPRPSYTSNGTAWETPTGQS; encoded by the coding sequence ATGCGATTTTCGGCGCTGCAGGGACAGCGACATACAGCGTTCTTTCCCAGTCGGGTAACACCATATCCCAAATACATTACATTTCTCCCCACAATGTCTGGTGGAGGAGAAGTCCGTGTTCTCCGCCAGGAGGCTGGGCAGGAGAGCCCGACGATGCCGGCCTGGAaacgggagattctggagcggagGAAAGCAAAGGGTGGCGGGTCTGGAGCAGGAGCAGCTGAGCCTTGCCCTAGCGCGAGCTCATCGCGGGTTAATGGCGAAGTAACGGGAAACAGCAGCGCCTCCAAAAAAGACAATGAAACCAACGCTGATTCAGTTCGGAACTACACCATCACTGCAGCGAGCCAGCACTTTGCAGGCAAGCGTGGCAGTTCCCCCACCTCCCCAGAGCTCTCGCCGGTGAAAACAAACAAAGACCCCTTGACTGCCACCGACCCATATGACTCGGAGAAAACGTTAAGCGATGGCGAGGGACAGGAAAGCCTGGTTCTGCAGGACAGTCTAGGCCCATTGCAGGAGAACCCCTTCATCAAACTGGAGAAGGAGCGAAAGAAACGGCAGGACAGGGAGAACGCCATTCGTCCCGTTCAGCACATACTGGAATTGTATGGCAGTGTACCTGGAATTCGGACTATACGCGCTGAGAATATCATTATCATAGAATCCGATCCGGATTACTTTACGGGGGCCAGTGGAATAAAAAGCGGGTTTTATCTGCAGCAGAATGGGCTAAGCAGTTACAGCTCCCTCAATGACCTCTTGGACAGGAGAGATGGTGGGGTGACCGAGATACGGGCAAAGGAGGTGGTCATTTATGACACCACACTAAGCAGGAGCGAGGAGAACTTGAGCACGCTAGGTCATCCTTGTCACGAGGGCGCATTCGAGACAGGAGAGGGTCAGGGCAGGGTGAGCCGCatgctgcagaaatttgacaGCAACTACAGAAAACTGCAACCCAAGTCTCGCAGCACAGAGAACCTACTGGACTTGGAGACCAGTTCAAGCAGGCCAAGACAAAGACCCAAGCCACAGCCAGATCTGGTGCCAAAATACAAATCACACGCCCAGCCTAGCTCACCAGTCCGCACCCTAGGCAACACACAGTCATCTTCTTCAGTCTTGCCCAGCTCCCAGTCTTCCAAACCAAATCTACAGCTCCCTCTTTATGAGCCTGACAGCACCCTGCACTCTGCCGGACCCCCTCAATCAGTGTCTTCCTACCGCCAGCGTTTTGAGGTGAGTGGGGGCCACAGTGTGGTGGTCAACcccagagaggaggcagaggggcCCCAGACCAAGCCTTTccgagagagagattgggagagcACAGAGGTGCCCCCCAAATCCAAGGTGCCATGCTCTCCGGATACCTGCTGTGCTCGTGCCGAGTCCCCTGCCAGCCCCACCACACCCCTgatgtctcccccctctccaggGTTCGAGATCCGCCCCTCGCCCCGCCCTGACCTCTCCCAGCTGCCTTCCGGGGACATCCAGGCTCGTGCCCTTGCCAACCTGCGTCTCCAGTCCCGCAACTCCTTCACCGTCTTCCCCAAACGCCACAGAGCAGCCTCTTCCCCGGGCAGCACGGTCCCCTCCAGCCCCATCAAGTTTCCTCCTTCCCAGAGAGTGGCAGAGATGCCCACTCCAGGAGTGCCAATTCCCATCACCCCTCCACCCACCCCAGCAGCCTccaagaggaaagaggaggtgaGGGCAGCCAGGCCAACCAAACCAGACCCACCTCCCCCCACCGCCACCTtgcccccctctccatccccagCACCCTCCCCAGTTCCCTCTGTCCAGTCGCCACCTCCAGAGGATGCCCCTGCTGACCAGCTACCTGTCACCAACATAGATGACATAGATGTGGACCCCTTGAAGCCTGTTGCCCCCAGTCCCACTCCAGTGATGCATGGGCGGAAGGGGAACACCTTCACTGTGGTGCCTAAACGTAAGTCAGAGCCTCAGCCTGACTCTCCAGAGCCCCAGGAGCCCTCCGGAGGGGCCCAGACCCCCCCCACGCCATCCCAAGCCCCCTACGCACAGCTGGGTTCCCTGCTGAAGAAGCGCTACCCTGCTGTGGAGGAGATCGAGGTCATTGGTGGTTACCAGTCCCTGGGACGCTCCTGCCTCATCAAGACAGGCTCCACTGGCAAGAAG
- the LOC139543556 gene encoding transmembrane protein 203-like: MLFSLRELVQWLGFATFELFLQLGALLVFSVLVALRADFFDPGMSWWLVFIPLFAADGLSTYFTAIVSIRLYQENEKRLAVLRLLWVLTVLSLKLVCEVLLCQKLAEQEQARDLWFGLIVSPLFILLQLLMIRACRVN; the protein is encoded by the coding sequence ATGCTGTTCTCTCTGCGGGAGCTGGTCCAATGGCTGGGCTTTGCCACTTTTGAGCTCTTCCTCCAACTGGGGGCTCTGCTGGTCTTCAGCGTGCTGGTAGCGCTGCGGGCCGACTTCTTCGACCCTGGGATGAGCTGGTGGCTGGTCTTCATCCCTCTGTTTGCCGCTGATGGCCTCAGCACCTACTTCACAGCCATCGTGTCCATCCGGCTATACCAGGAGAATGAGAAAAGGCTGGCAGTGCTGAGGCTGCTATGGGTGCTGACGGTGCTCAGCCTCAAGCTGGTGTGTGAGGTGCTACTGTGCCAGAAGCTGGCAGAGCAGGAGCAGGCGCGCGATCTGTGGTTCGGTCTTATTGTCTCGCCGCTcttcatcctcctgcagctgctgATGATTCGCGCCTGCCGCGTCAACTGA